A stretch of the Haloarcula ordinaria genome encodes the following:
- a CDS encoding ATP-dependent helicase translates to MGGRARLEALDLQFDPSAVDIDDESVIELLAPVVQEWWVEQFGAFVPGNGGFFTPPQKEAIPLIHEGENALICAPTGSGKTLASFTGIINELFAKARDDDLENSVYCIYVSPLKSLANDIHRNLEVPLDDITDRLAERGEDVDIRHAIRHGDTSDSERQAMLETTPHILNTTPETLAILLNSPKFKQKLETVEYVIVDEIHSLAENKRGTHLSVSLERLEAMAETSPTRIGCSATVEPLDTVAEFLVGREELGGDPRHYELVDTRFTRDFDVELTCPTDDLIDTPRDVVTGRFYQQLHDQIQCHTNTLVFTNTRSGAERVLQNLREQFDGYDEANSGCHHGSLSKEKRHEVEEALKAGDLDVVTTSTSLELGIDMPHIDLVVQVGSPKSVAALLQRIGRAGHQLGETVEGRVVALDRDELIECAVMLQKAESGFVDRVFVPENAQDVAAQQVYGMAINQVRPEREVRAILQRAYPYRNYTDEDWEQLCRYLTADYPGLEDRNVYAKIWRDTNDPPDGEYHYDEYDVGEPLVGKRGRLARVIYMTNIGTIPDSFTCDVRTRSDSRWVGQLDEQYLDTLEQGDVFVLGGDRFEYRYRRGSKVYVDPTSARPTVPSWFSERLPLSYDMGREMLTFQETLLENLEAGGMSEVRNWLRTFPVDENSVRAIARMFREQVAYAGSESVSTPDRLVVEEALDHDEYERHYYVHATYGRRFNDGFSRLVAYYVAQRATANVQVAVADHGFTLSMPLNRKVDVAGLIEGIDPTAVRADLRASLEGTDLLQRYFRINATRSLMILKRYKGYEKSASEQQVSSEMLLGFAQDLGDFAVVEETYREILEDKLHVEGIQDVVTDIDRGALDVVSTRVDSPTPRAFGLATLMASDVVLADDESAVLAEFHRRVMAEIDDDRTDESVATTDD, encoded by the coding sequence ATGGGAGGACGAGCGCGCCTCGAAGCACTGGACCTGCAGTTCGACCCGTCGGCGGTCGATATCGACGACGAGTCGGTCATCGAGCTGCTGGCACCCGTCGTCCAGGAGTGGTGGGTCGAGCAGTTCGGCGCGTTCGTCCCCGGGAACGGCGGCTTCTTCACGCCCCCGCAGAAGGAGGCCATCCCGCTCATCCACGAGGGGGAGAACGCGCTCATCTGCGCGCCGACGGGGTCCGGGAAGACCCTCGCCTCCTTTACCGGCATCATCAACGAACTGTTCGCGAAGGCCCGCGACGACGACCTGGAGAACTCCGTCTACTGCATCTATGTCTCGCCGCTGAAGTCGCTGGCCAACGACATCCACCGCAACCTGGAGGTCCCCCTGGACGACATCACCGACCGGTTAGCCGAGCGCGGCGAGGACGTCGACATCCGCCACGCCATCCGCCACGGCGACACGAGCGACAGCGAGCGCCAGGCGATGCTGGAGACGACGCCACACATCCTCAACACGACGCCCGAGACGCTCGCTATCCTGCTCAACTCGCCGAAGTTCAAGCAGAAACTGGAGACGGTCGAGTACGTCATCGTCGACGAGATTCACAGTCTCGCCGAGAACAAGCGTGGGACCCACCTGTCGGTCTCGCTGGAACGCTTGGAGGCGATGGCCGAGACCTCGCCGACGCGAATCGGCTGTTCGGCGACCGTCGAGCCGCTCGACACCGTCGCGGAGTTCCTCGTCGGCCGTGAGGAACTGGGCGGCGACCCCCGGCACTACGAACTCGTCGACACGCGGTTCACCCGGGACTTCGACGTCGAACTGACCTGTCCGACCGACGACCTCATCGACACGCCGCGGGACGTCGTCACCGGTCGGTTCTACCAGCAGCTCCACGACCAGATCCAGTGCCACACCAACACGCTCGTGTTCACCAACACCCGCTCGGGGGCCGAGCGCGTCCTCCAGAACCTCCGCGAGCAGTTCGACGGGTACGACGAGGCCAACTCCGGGTGTCACCACGGGTCGCTCTCGAAGGAGAAGCGCCACGAGGTCGAGGAGGCGCTGAAGGCCGGCGACCTCGACGTGGTGACCACCTCGACGAGCCTCGAACTGGGCATCGACATGCCCCACATCGACCTCGTCGTCCAGGTCGGCTCGCCGAAGTCCGTCGCCGCCCTGCTCCAGCGCATCGGACGGGCGGGCCACCAGCTCGGGGAGACCGTCGAGGGTCGCGTCGTCGCGCTCGACCGGGACGAACTGATCGAGTGTGCCGTCATGCTCCAGAAGGCAGAGTCCGGCTTCGTCGACCGCGTGTTCGTCCCGGAGAACGCCCAGGACGTCGCCGCCCAGCAGGTGTACGGGATGGCCATCAACCAGGTCCGGCCGGAACGCGAGGTTCGGGCGATTCTCCAGCGAGCGTACCCCTACCGGAACTACACCGACGAGGACTGGGAACAGCTCTGTCGGTATCTCACCGCCGACTACCCGGGACTGGAGGACAGGAACGTCTACGCGAAGATATGGCGCGATACGAACGACCCGCCGGACGGCGAGTACCACTACGACGAGTACGACGTCGGCGAACCGCTCGTCGGCAAGCGCGGCCGGCTCGCCCGGGTCATCTACATGACGAACATCGGGACGATACCCGACTCCTTCACCTGCGACGTCCGCACGCGCAGCGACAGCCGGTGGGTCGGCCAGCTGGACGAGCAGTACCTCGACACGCTGGAGCAAGGCGACGTGTTCGTCCTGGGCGGGGACCGCTTCGAGTACCGGTACCGGCGCGGGTCGAAGGTGTACGTCGACCCGACGAGCGCCCGCCCGACGGTGCCGTCGTGGTTCTCCGAGCGGCTCCCCCTGTCGTACGACATGGGTCGTGAGATGCTCACCTTCCAGGAGACGCTGCTTGAGAACCTCGAAGCAGGGGGCATGTCCGAGGTCCGCAACTGGCTCCGGACGTTCCCCGTCGACGAGAACTCCGTCCGCGCCATCGCCCGGATGTTCCGCGAGCAGGTCGCCTACGCCGGCTCGGAGAGCGTCTCGACGCCCGACCGGCTCGTCGTCGAGGAGGCGCTGGACCACGACGAGTACGAGCGCCACTACTACGTCCACGCCACGTACGGCCGGCGGTTCAACGACGGCTTCTCGCGGCTGGTCGCCTACTACGTCGCCCAGCGAGCGACGGCGAACGTCCAGGTGGCCGTCGCCGACCACGGCTTCACCCTCTCGATGCCGCTGAACCGGAAAGTCGACGTCGCCGGACTCATCGAGGGCATCGACCCGACGGCGGTCCGTGCGGACCTCAGAGCCAGCCTCGAGGGGACCGACCTGCTCCAGCGGTACTTCCGCATCAACGCGACCCGGTCGCTGATGATACTGAAGCGCTACAAGGGCTACGAGAAGTCCGCCAGCGAACAGCAGGTCTCCTCGGAGATGCTGCTGGGGTTCGCACAGGACCTGGGCGACTTTGCCGTCGTCGAGGAGACCTACCGGGAGATTCTCGAGGACAAACTCCACGTCGAGGGCATCCAGGACGTGGTGACCGACATCGACCGGGGCGCGCTCGACGTCGTCTCGACGCGCGTCGACTCGCCGACTCCCCGTGCGTTCGGCCTGGCGACGCTGATGGCCAGCGACGTGGTGCTCGCCGACGACGAGTCGGCGGTCCTCGCGGAGTTCCACCGGCGCGTGATGGCTGAAATCGACGACGACCGGACTGACGAGAGCGTCGCGACGACGGACGACTGA
- a CDS encoding mRNA surveillance protein pelota — protein sequence MQVKSRVTTTEGRERVEVVPETLDDLWHLSYIVEPGDLVSGDTTRRIQRNDDNLRDKGGEREHMWLEIEVTDVEFAKFANRLRIGGEIVDCSREDQLGFHHTLNVEEHTELEIEKHWKPDQNDRLEEAEAAAENPDVAIVTVEEGEAHVHTVAQYGTEERATITSTTGKGEYARPRKELFSELADVVRRQDVDAYILAGPGFTKQDALDYFREEIPDIAEQMTVVDTASVGDRGVHEVLKRGAVEDVQQQTRIAEEADLIDELMARIGEGSEAAYGPEEVAKAADFGAIETLLVLDERLRLERAGEGDWEVDVDHLIETTEQKGGSVTVFSAEFAPGQQLSNLGGVAALLRYRLD from the coding sequence ATGCAAGTCAAGAGTCGGGTGACCACCACCGAGGGACGCGAGCGCGTCGAGGTGGTGCCCGAGACGCTCGACGACCTCTGGCACCTCTCCTATATTGTCGAGCCGGGCGACCTGGTGTCGGGTGATACGACCCGGCGCATCCAGCGCAACGACGACAACCTCCGTGACAAGGGCGGCGAGCGCGAGCACATGTGGCTGGAGATTGAGGTCACCGACGTCGAGTTCGCGAAGTTCGCGAACCGCCTGCGTATCGGCGGCGAAATCGTCGACTGCTCGCGGGAGGACCAGCTGGGCTTCCACCACACGCTGAACGTCGAGGAACACACCGAACTGGAGATAGAGAAACACTGGAAGCCGGACCAGAACGACCGCCTCGAAGAGGCCGAGGCGGCCGCCGAGAACCCCGACGTCGCAATCGTGACTGTCGAGGAGGGCGAGGCCCACGTCCACACCGTCGCACAGTACGGGACCGAAGAGCGCGCCACTATCACGTCGACGACCGGGAAGGGCGAGTACGCCCGGCCCCGTAAAGAGCTGTTCTCGGAACTCGCCGACGTCGTCCGCCGGCAGGACGTCGACGCCTACATCCTCGCCGGGCCCGGCTTCACCAAGCAGGACGCGCTGGACTACTTCCGCGAGGAGATACCCGACATCGCCGAGCAGATGACGGTGGTCGACACGGCCAGCGTCGGCGACCGGGGCGTCCACGAGGTGCTCAAGCGCGGTGCCGTCGAAGACGTCCAGCAACAGACCCGCATCGCCGAGGAGGCCGACCTCATCGACGAACTGATGGCCCGAATCGGCGAGGGTAGCGAGGCCGCGTACGGCCCCGAGGAAGTCGCCAAGGCCGCCGACTTCGGTGCCATCGAGACCTTGCTCGTGCTGGACGAGCGTCTCAGACTGGAGCGTGCCGGCGAGGGCGACTGGGAGGTCGACGTCGACCACCTCATCGAGACGACCGAGCAGAAGGGCGGGTCGGTGACCGTCTTCTCCGCCGAGTTCGCTCCCGGCCAACAGCTGTCGAACCTCGGCGGCGTCGCGGCGCTGCTTCGATACCGCCTCGACTGA
- a CDS encoding beta-class carbonic anhydrase: MPHHTHDHTDDPPEPGRVHEAVDSDIDARDDWARRRRKGIPTDKQLLVVACMDERIPVEEALGLELGDAQVFRNAGGKVTDDVIRSAALTTQFFETTEIIVVNHTDCGMMSASDEAVVEGLEAAAGGDLDDVDLDPALPELDVGEATLADWVRMTDDIDEACRVQIELLRDHPLIPDEVTVSGYVYEVESGHLRRPGERVADQVNERV, translated from the coding sequence ATGCCACACCACACGCACGACCACACCGACGACCCGCCTGAACCGGGTCGGGTTCACGAGGCCGTCGATAGCGACATCGACGCCCGGGACGACTGGGCGCGCCGACGCCGCAAGGGAATTCCCACCGACAAGCAACTCCTCGTCGTCGCCTGCATGGACGAGCGCATCCCGGTCGAGGAGGCCCTTGGGCTCGAACTCGGGGACGCACAGGTGTTCCGCAACGCCGGTGGCAAGGTGACCGACGACGTCATCCGGTCGGCGGCACTCACGACGCAGTTCTTCGAGACGACCGAGATTATCGTCGTCAACCACACGGACTGTGGGATGATGAGCGCCTCCGACGAGGCGGTCGTCGAGGGCCTCGAAGCCGCCGCTGGCGGTGACCTCGACGACGTCGACCTGGACCCCGCGCTCCCCGAACTGGACGTCGGCGAGGCCACCCTGGCCGACTGGGTCCGGATGACCGACGACATCGATGAAGCCTGTCGGGTTCAGATCGAACTGCTCCGCGACCACCCCCTCATCCCGGACGAGGTGACCGTCTCCGGGTACGTCTACGAGGTCGAGAGCGGGCACCTCCGCCGCCCGGGCGAGCGCGTCGCCGACCAGGTCAACGAGCGGGTCTGA
- a CDS encoding DUF4013 domain-containing protein, translating to MSVACRSERSRQYQRTKLEDALRFPWKGEQNVETILIGGVLSLLGVFFIPTLFVYGYLVRVIRQVAAGDDELPPVFDEWGELLVDGVLAFAISLVYFLVPAIVITVGVLAWILPVGVGTSVGGTGGNSVAVLGVLLALATAAVGLITLLAAVYLFPAAIAAFARTGSFGAAFSPSLLRRIGTDGDYAVAWLIAIVIGVIAQIVAGAVAITVLGLVLVPFVTFYGNIASAYAIGRGIESVPLPDEQSEESATGQPAV from the coding sequence CTGTCCGTCGCCTGCCGCTCCGAACGGTCGCGACAGTACCAGAGAACCAAGTTAGAAGACGCACTCAGATTCCCGTGGAAGGGGGAACAGAACGTCGAGACCATCCTCATCGGCGGCGTCCTGAGCCTCCTGGGCGTCTTTTTCATCCCGACGCTGTTCGTGTACGGCTATCTCGTCAGAGTCATCCGGCAGGTGGCTGCGGGCGACGACGAACTGCCGCCGGTGTTCGACGAGTGGGGCGAGCTGCTCGTCGACGGCGTCCTGGCGTTCGCCATCTCGCTGGTGTACTTCCTCGTCCCGGCAATCGTCATCACGGTCGGCGTGCTGGCCTGGATACTCCCGGTCGGCGTCGGGACGAGCGTCGGTGGCACCGGCGGGAACTCCGTGGCCGTCCTGGGGGTGTTGCTGGCGCTCGCGACCGCCGCAGTGGGTCTCATTACGCTCCTCGCCGCCGTCTACCTCTTCCCTGCGGCCATCGCGGCGTTCGCCCGGACGGGGTCGTTCGGGGCGGCGTTCTCGCCGTCGCTGCTCCGGCGAATCGGAACTGACGGTGACTACGCGGTCGCGTGGCTCATCGCCATCGTCATCGGCGTCATCGCACAGATCGTCGCGGGCGCTGTCGCCATCACGGTCCTCGGCCTCGTGCTGGTCCCGTTCGTCACCTTCTACGGCAACATCGCCAGTGCCTACGCTATCGGTCGGGGCATCGAGTCGGTGCCCCTCCCCGACGAACAGTCCGAGGAGTCCGCCACCGGCCAGCCGGCAGTCTGA
- a CDS encoding lactate racemase domain-containing protein, with product MTVRVPLGDGTVEVSLPECSVTVCRPPGGEADDPSEAAAEAIADPHGPPLRQLVDPDETVAIVVTDVTRATPDDVLLDHLLDGLASAGVHREQVTVVVGLGLHRPMTAQEIEAALGDHADLAVNHDPEETVTVGTVDGVDVDVHETVAAADRVLTTGMVEPHQYAGFSGGAKTVVIGAGGESQIGYTHGPDLIGQDGVRLGRVDENPFRSFLDRAGDCVGVDFCLNVTHGPAGILDAAAGDPRAVVRHLAASARDALSVEVTETYDAVVAGVGAPKDANLYQATRAATYVALGDFDPLTDGGRIVIPAALQEGVGAGTGERRFYEWLSGASSAEDLYATMAEGYEPGAQRAFVVARVLRDYDVWVTDSQSPDVVEECLMHAAESVEAAIDPSSDVLVVPDALDTLLVG from the coding sequence ATGACCGTTCGAGTACCCCTCGGTGACGGGACCGTCGAAGTGTCGTTGCCGGAGTGTTCGGTGACGGTGTGTCGGCCGCCTGGTGGCGAGGCCGACGACCCGAGCGAGGCAGCCGCCGAGGCGATTGCCGACCCGCACGGGCCGCCGCTCAGGCAGTTGGTCGACCCCGACGAGACGGTCGCTATCGTCGTAACGGACGTGACGCGAGCGACGCCCGACGACGTCCTCCTCGACCACCTACTGGACGGGCTCGCCAGCGCAGGCGTCCATCGTGAACAGGTGACCGTCGTCGTCGGGCTCGGCCTCCACCGACCGATGACGGCACAGGAAATCGAGGCCGCACTGGGCGACCACGCCGACCTGGCGGTGAACCACGACCCCGAGGAGACGGTGACCGTCGGCACGGTGGATGGTGTCGACGTCGACGTCCACGAGACCGTCGCGGCGGCCGACCGAGTCCTCACGACAGGCATGGTCGAACCGCACCAGTACGCCGGGTTCTCCGGCGGTGCGAAGACCGTCGTCATCGGCGCCGGCGGCGAGTCACAGATCGGCTACACCCACGGTCCTGACCTCATCGGCCAGGACGGCGTCCGCCTCGGCCGCGTCGACGAGAACCCGTTCCGGTCGTTTCTGGACCGGGCCGGGGACTGCGTCGGTGTCGACTTCTGTCTCAACGTCACCCACGGTCCCGCCGGCATCCTCGACGCGGCCGCCGGCGACCCGCGAGCGGTCGTCCGTCATCTCGCTGCCAGCGCGCGCGACGCGCTCTCGGTCGAAGTGACCGAAACTTACGACGCAGTCGTCGCCGGTGTCGGCGCGCCGAAGGACGCGAACCTCTACCAGGCCACCCGCGCCGCGACATACGTCGCCCTGGGTGACTTCGACCCACTGACCGACGGCGGCCGAATCGTGATTCCGGCCGCACTGCAGGAAGGCGTCGGCGCGGGGACCGGCGAACGGCGGTTCTACGAGTGGCTCTCGGGCGCGAGCAGCGCCGAGGACCTCTACGCGACCATGGCCGAGGGGTACGAACCCGGTGCACAGCGGGCGTTCGTCGTCGCGCGCGTCCTGCGTGACTACGACGTCTGGGTGACAGACAGCCAGTCCCCGGACGTGGTCGAGGAGTGTCTCATGCACGCGGCCGAGAGTGTCGAGGCCGCTATCGACCCCAGCAGCGACGTGCTGGTGGTCCCCGACGCGCTGGACACGCTACTGGTCGGTTGA
- a CDS encoding PH domain-containing protein, with protein sequence MESLHPRVRGLWVGRRLIQATVLAAIALGVDRFLLTVSPTLIAAGWLVVALLGTVHAVAAHRIWRFELQDDALYLVRGVVTRTDTSVPYVRVQHVDTRRGPVERTAGLSSVVVYTAGSRGADITIPGLRPERATELRERLRDLAGESEATDAV encoded by the coding sequence ATGGAGTCGTTGCATCCGCGCGTCAGAGGGCTGTGGGTCGGGCGGCGGCTGATACAGGCGACGGTGCTGGCCGCCATCGCGCTCGGCGTCGACCGGTTCCTCCTCACCGTCTCACCGACGCTCATCGCCGCGGGTTGGCTCGTCGTCGCCCTCCTCGGCACGGTCCACGCCGTCGCTGCCCACCGTATCTGGCGGTTCGAGCTGCAGGACGACGCCCTCTATCTCGTCCGCGGCGTCGTGACCAGAACTGACACCTCCGTCCCCTACGTCCGCGTCCAGCACGTCGACACGCGGCGCGGACCCGTCGAGCGGACGGCCGGACTGTCGAGCGTCGTCGTCTACACGGCCGGGTCCCGCGGGGCCGACATCACCATCCCGGGGCTCCGACCCGAACGGGCGACCGAACTGCGCGAGCGCCTCCGTGACCTCGCCGGTGAGAGCGAGGCCACAGACGCCGTATGA
- a CDS encoding PH domain-containing protein — protein MRRLHPRSAVLRVTRAALQGGFFGFFVGTAAAGALGIPSTAIPVFVPLLALLAGGYGLLRYLRFRYDIDDGTLRVTSGVVARQSREIPLGRIQNVDTRQGVFHRVLGLTVVEFETAGGSATEASLDAVEVTEADRLRRLVQDYDRRGGTESQTDEAEDESEGDEETGLAPELLFAFTWRDLVTYALVSVRPAAPVLTLVGLPLGSDVVIAVLRFNVRLLASNGQLGMPGLRDMATPRLVALFALTALQFVLIALVVSIVLTVVEYYHFTLTREDDDLRYERGLIRRYSGTIPVEKVQTVSIRENVLMRRFGLATLVVETAGYGPGSQQSSKGVAVPMAPRGEVYDLARDIAPFGDLEFERPPTRARRRYAFRFAFVAAVLTGVGYAVDTLVLDIGAWWALLGAFALVVPAAYYRWVHRGYVLDDDALATRTGFWRRTTRIVPYYRIQTVFVRRTPFQRRRRLATVTADTASSSSLVGGSASAFDVDADDASDLRDELRERLRTDLLARNAASRASARDERRTGATVSERTDDTEEADGTGPSAGGDKDWPDDQWGPLSDATDDAEGTESADGPDSTDQ, from the coding sequence ATGAGACGGCTCCATCCACGGAGCGCGGTCCTGCGGGTCACGCGGGCGGCGCTTCAGGGCGGCTTCTTCGGCTTCTTCGTCGGGACGGCGGCCGCTGGAGCGCTCGGCATCCCGTCGACAGCCATCCCGGTGTTCGTTCCGCTCCTGGCACTGCTGGCCGGCGGGTACGGACTGTTGCGATATCTGCGGTTCAGATACGATATCGACGACGGGACCCTCAGAGTCACGTCGGGCGTCGTCGCCCGACAGTCCCGCGAGATTCCACTGGGCCGCATCCAGAACGTCGATACGAGACAGGGGGTGTTCCACCGCGTCCTCGGGCTGACGGTCGTCGAGTTCGAGACGGCGGGCGGGAGCGCGACAGAGGCCAGCCTCGACGCCGTCGAGGTGACCGAGGCCGACCGACTCCGGCGACTCGTCCAGGACTACGACCGTCGGGGTGGGACCGAGAGCCAAACGGACGAGGCCGAAGACGAATCCGAGGGCGACGAGGAAACCGGCCTCGCGCCGGAGCTGCTGTTCGCGTTCACCTGGCGGGACCTCGTCACGTACGCGCTCGTCTCCGTCCGACCGGCGGCACCGGTGTTGACGCTCGTCGGCTTGCCACTCGGGTCCGACGTCGTCATCGCAGTACTCCGGTTCAACGTCCGACTCCTCGCCTCGAACGGGCAACTGGGTATGCCAGGGCTCCGCGACATGGCGACGCCGCGGCTCGTCGCGCTGTTCGCGCTGACGGCCCTCCAGTTTGTGCTCATCGCACTGGTCGTCAGTATCGTCCTGACCGTCGTGGAGTACTACCACTTCACGCTCACGCGCGAGGACGACGACCTGCGGTACGAACGGGGCCTGATTCGCCGGTACAGCGGGACCATCCCGGTCGAGAAGGTCCAGACAGTGAGTATCCGGGAGAACGTCCTGATGCGTCGGTTCGGCCTCGCCACGCTCGTCGTCGAGACAGCCGGCTACGGACCGGGGAGCCAGCAGTCCTCGAAGGGAGTCGCCGTGCCGATGGCACCGCGGGGGGAGGTGTACGACCTGGCACGCGACATCGCGCCGTTCGGCGACCTCGAGTTCGAGCGCCCGCCGACGCGCGCCCGCCGGCGGTACGCGTTCCGGTTCGCGTTCGTCGCCGCCGTCCTCACTGGCGTCGGATACGCAGTCGACACGCTGGTGCTCGACATCGGGGCCTGGTGGGCTCTCCTCGGGGCCTTCGCCCTCGTCGTGCCTGCCGCGTACTACCGCTGGGTCCACCGAGGGTACGTGCTTGACGACGACGCTCTCGCGACGCGGACGGGGTTCTGGCGGCGGACGACGCGTATCGTTCCGTACTACCGAATCCAGACCGTCTTCGTCCGCCGGACGCCGTTCCAGCGTCGTCGCCGGCTCGCCACCGTGACGGCCGACACCGCCAGTTCCTCCAGCCTCGTCGGAGGCAGCGCGAGCGCCTTCGACGTGGACGCCGACGATGCCAGCGACCTGCGGGACGAACTGCGCGAACGGCTCCGGACAGACCTGCTGGCACGGAACGCAGCCTCGCGGGCGAGTGCTCGGGACGAACGACGTACGGGGGCAACTGTCTCGGAGCGAACCGACGACACCGAGGAGGCCGACGGGACCGGACCGTCGGCTGGTGGGGACAAAGACTGGCCGGACGACCAGTGGGGGCCGCTTTCGGACGCGACAGACGACGCGGAGGGGACCGAGTCGGCCGACGGCCCGGACTCAACCGACCAGTAG
- a CDS encoding ArsR/SmtB family transcription factor encodes MSLLPSRGPEASTAQDGELEIVGVDEDVSAVIDALSSETARNILNAVYDDPGTPSELATRLDMSIQKVSYHLEKLEDEDLIAVAGTRYSEKGQEMKVYQPPEDPLVLFVGTRDRKRSLRSLAKRLVPVVGVLTAASVAVQVITEGVPFVGQSGGADGEEFASQSDGDAGGDASLATSEPTAEPTATASGDDGGVGIAEATETQTPSGGDGGVGIAEATETPTPAPAEAPQTAAEATTTPTEVATELAEMSGAAGGFDVAPGLVFFLGGLLVVAVVAAVWAYDT; translated from the coding sequence ATGTCCCTCCTCCCCTCGCGCGGTCCCGAGGCGAGCACCGCCCAGGACGGCGAACTCGAAATCGTCGGTGTCGACGAAGACGTCTCCGCTGTCATCGATGCGCTCTCCTCCGAGACGGCACGCAACATCCTCAATGCGGTGTACGACGACCCGGGCACGCCGTCGGAGCTGGCGACCCGGCTCGACATGTCCATCCAGAAGGTCTCCTACCACCTCGAGAAACTCGAAGACGAGGACCTCATCGCCGTGGCCGGCACCCGCTACTCCGAGAAAGGCCAGGAGATGAAGGTGTACCAGCCCCCGGAGGACCCGCTGGTGCTGTTCGTCGGGACTCGGGACCGAAAGCGGTCGCTGCGCTCGCTCGCGAAGCGGCTCGTCCCGGTCGTCGGGGTCCTCACGGCGGCCAGCGTCGCCGTCCAGGTCATCACCGAAGGCGTCCCGTTCGTGGGCCAGTCCGGCGGCGCCGACGGTGAGGAGTTCGCGAGCCAAAGCGACGGCGACGCCGGCGGGGACGCGTCACTCGCTACGTCGGAGCCCACGGCTGAACCGACGGCGACGGCGAGCGGTGACGACGGCGGTGTCGGTATCGCCGAGGCGACGGAGACACAGACCCCGAGCGGCGGCGACGGTGGCGTCGGCATCGCCGAGGCGACGGAGACACCGACACCGGCACCTGCCGAAGCCCCGCAAACGGCGGCCGAAGCGACGACGACCCCCACGGAGGTCGCCACCGAACTCGCCGAAATGTCCGGCGCCGCCGGCGGATTCGACGTCGCGCCGGGACTGGTGTTCTTCCTCGGTGGCCTGCTGGTGGTCGCCGTCGTCGCGGCCGTCTGGGCCTACGATACATGA
- a CDS encoding MBL fold metallo-hydrolase: MRLTFLGTGSAMPTGTRAQSGYLLSADEQSLLVDCGSGVLSALARTDVGYEGVDTVLLSHHHLDHVSDIDVLLKARWLAGETDLTIVGPPGTTQLVRDILSVHEYMQDRLDLTLRDIDVGEFSLAGFAVEAFETRHSMQCFAYRLASADGGPTVTLSGDSEAFTDLVEFADGSAVLVHDCSFPDDVDVSNHPTPSSLGESLAAADATVGRVYLTHLYPHTEGRHEEMLTSLERHYDGDIRFAADGLTLSVADAA; encoded by the coding sequence ATGCGACTCACGTTCCTCGGGACCGGGAGCGCGATGCCCACCGGGACCCGTGCACAGAGCGGCTACCTGCTTTCGGCCGACGAGCAGTCGCTCCTCGTCGATTGCGGGAGCGGCGTCCTCTCGGCGCTCGCTCGGACCGACGTCGGCTATGAAGGCGTCGACACCGTCCTCCTGAGCCACCACCATCTAGACCACGTCTCCGACATCGACGTGCTGCTGAAGGCCCGCTGGCTGGCGGGCGAGACGGACCTCACTATCGTCGGCCCCCCAGGAACGACGCAACTCGTCCGGGACATCCTCTCGGTCCACGAGTACATGCAGGACCGGCTCGACCTGACGCTTCGAGATATCGATGTGGGAGAGTTCTCGCTGGCAGGGTTCGCCGTCGAGGCGTTCGAGACGCGCCACTCCATGCAGTGTTTCGCCTATCGGCTCGCATCGGCCGACGGCGGGCCGACCGTGACTCTCAGCGGCGATTCGGAGGCGTTCACGGACCTCGTCGAGTTCGCGGACGGCTCGGCCGTCCTCGTCCACGACTGTTCGTTCCCCGACGACGTCGACGTCTCGAACCACCCGACGCCGTCCTCGCTCGGCGAGTCGCTCGCAGCCGCCGACGCCACTGTCGGTCGCGTGTATCTCACCCACCTGTACCCGCACACCGAGGGCCGGCACGAGGAGATGCTGACCTCGCTCGAACGCCACTACGACGGCGACATCCGCTTCGCAGCGGACGGCCTGACGCTCTCGGTCGCGGACGCCGCCTGA